The Cohnella abietis genome has a segment encoding these proteins:
- a CDS encoding efflux RND transporter permease subunit: MKFFTNFSLRNSVAVVLLVILIAVGGIYSATQFKQEQMPEVTFPGIIVTAVYPGAAPNEVLNQVTSPLEKVLKNVDGVKNVTSQSANSISMVQLEFNGSEDMKKKQELVKQVIGDAQLPEGAQKPEVLYFSTTNQPIMYTTVAASAGVSQDELNNIVKNSIVPDLQALEGVNEVKVTGLKDDGVYIRLDASKMAEKGITYEQVLGALQANNLSVPLGEATIKDNKLPVFVQGDLSSIEQLKEWSLTQDGNVKLTDIAQVEKGKDLDVISITNAEPSITLNIVKSGNANTVEVSDKVLKVYEDAEKTGKIKSLVMYNRASDVKESVNTLAREGALGALFASILILFFLRNFRATLIAIVSIPLSMLIAMICLKYFTDVTLNIMTLGGLAVATGRVVDDSIVVIENIVRRMKGEKISKELILSGTAEVGRAITSSTLTTVAVFAPLGLLQGMIGGFFRPFALTVGFALISSLLVALTVVPLMAWALMKNMKLKETKESAMSRGYKKVLRWSLGHKAIVIIVALLLFVGSLVPMFAGKVGAVLLPQSDYKYMFANLTMAKGASLDAVKKEAERLDIVIRGHKDVANTNVTIGGGMTSRGQSNGAEWFIGLRPNADLDEFIDEISPKVKVPKGMEFSLVKDDMGGGGSIDISVTGPSAKDIRTATEQITETVRSLKGTDKVNNNLQDGTKGIAIEVRQKDASKYGLSAAQASMILRPFLTEMNAGRIGDGTQASDLYLSLNGVSIASIEDISKLTLHTPVGTDIQVKDIAEVKEAQLPSTLQLKNGSEYATVSALITDKNVSKVNQELTKALDELSLPTGVSYSMGGSDADVQQMISDMLMAMLIAIGMVYIVMVIAFREGRAPLAVLFSLPFALIGGLVGIIAVGEPVSVSSMIGFLMLIGIVVTNAIVLIERVQQQIEHGLTIREALIEAGGTRLRPILMTAIATICALMPLAIGLGGGSIISSGLAIVVIGGLTSSTILTLVVVPVIYEMLYFKRSRKQRQLAKSAKEEVAA; this comes from the coding sequence ATGAAGTTTTTTACGAATTTTTCCCTGAGGAATTCTGTTGCTGTTGTACTATTAGTTATTTTAATAGCGGTGGGCGGTATTTATTCTGCTACGCAATTCAAACAGGAGCAAATGCCAGAGGTTACGTTTCCTGGCATTATCGTAACGGCAGTCTATCCAGGTGCGGCGCCGAATGAGGTATTGAATCAAGTGACTTCACCGCTTGAGAAGGTACTGAAGAATGTTGATGGAGTAAAGAACGTCACTTCCCAATCAGCTAATAGCATCTCGATGGTGCAGCTGGAGTTTAACGGAAGCGAAGATATGAAGAAGAAACAAGAGCTGGTGAAACAGGTCATAGGAGACGCTCAGCTTCCAGAGGGTGCTCAGAAGCCGGAGGTTCTCTATTTCTCCACAACAAATCAGCCTATTATGTATACAACGGTGGCAGCCAGCGCTGGGGTATCGCAGGACGAACTGAATAATATCGTAAAAAACTCGATTGTTCCCGATTTACAAGCGCTAGAAGGTGTTAACGAAGTCAAGGTAACTGGGCTTAAGGATGACGGCGTGTATATTCGCTTAGATGCATCGAAGATGGCCGAGAAGGGTATTACGTACGAACAGGTATTGGGAGCTTTACAAGCAAATAACCTAAGCGTGCCGCTTGGAGAAGCCACGATTAAGGATAATAAGCTTCCTGTTTTCGTTCAAGGTGATTTAAGCTCCATTGAGCAATTGAAGGAGTGGAGCCTCACTCAGGATGGCAATGTCAAGCTAACCGATATCGCGCAAGTGGAGAAAGGTAAGGATCTTGATGTAATCAGCATAACGAACGCGGAGCCGAGCATCACCTTAAACATTGTAAAGTCCGGAAATGCGAACACTGTGGAAGTATCAGATAAAGTACTTAAAGTTTATGAGGACGCTGAAAAAACCGGTAAGATAAAATCGTTAGTTATGTACAACAGAGCCAGTGACGTGAAGGAATCCGTAAATACACTCGCACGAGAGGGCGCATTAGGAGCGTTGTTCGCTTCGATACTCATTTTGTTCTTTTTAAGGAATTTCCGTGCCACTTTAATCGCTATCGTGTCCATTCCACTATCTATGCTCATTGCGATGATTTGCTTGAAGTATTTTACGGACGTGACGTTGAATATTATGACGCTTGGTGGATTAGCAGTGGCAACCGGTAGGGTTGTAGATGATAGCATTGTCGTTATCGAGAATATCGTGCGCCGTATGAAAGGAGAGAAGATTAGCAAGGAGCTCATCCTATCGGGAACAGCAGAGGTTGGCAGGGCTATTACCTCTTCCACTCTCACAACGGTAGCCGTATTCGCACCATTAGGATTGCTACAGGGTATGATTGGTGGATTCTTCCGGCCATTCGCTCTGACTGTCGGCTTTGCGCTCATCTCGTCCCTTCTAGTAGCGTTAACGGTTGTGCCTTTAATGGCTTGGGCGTTAATGAAAAATATGAAGCTGAAGGAAACGAAAGAATCTGCGATGAGCCGGGGCTACAAGAAAGTGCTTCGTTGGTCGCTTGGTCATAAAGCTATTGTTATTATCGTTGCATTGTTGTTATTCGTTGGAAGTCTAGTTCCGATGTTTGCTGGCAAAGTAGGAGCAGTATTACTTCCTCAATCAGATTATAAATATATGTTTGCCAATCTTACGATGGCTAAAGGTGCGAGTCTTGATGCAGTGAAGAAGGAAGCCGAACGCTTGGATATCGTTATTCGTGGACATAAGGATGTTGCGAATACGAATGTTACGATTGGTGGAGGAATGACGAGCAGAGGACAATCAAACGGGGCGGAATGGTTCATCGGACTTCGTCCAAATGCTGACCTGGATGAGTTTATAGATGAAATAAGTCCAAAGGTTAAAGTACCAAAAGGTATGGAGTTTAGCTTAGTTAAAGACGACATGGGTGGCGGAGGCAGCATTGATATTTCCGTAACAGGCCCTTCGGCTAAAGACATCCGTACTGCAACGGAGCAAATAACCGAAACGGTCAGGAGCCTTAAAGGAACCGATAAAGTAAATAATAATCTGCAGGATGGTACGAAGGGTATCGCGATTGAGGTTCGTCAGAAGGATGCGTCCAAATACGGTCTCTCAGCAGCACAAGCGTCTATGATTTTGCGGCCGTTCCTTACGGAGATGAATGCAGGTAGGATTGGTGACGGTACACAAGCAAGCGATCTTTATCTATCGTTGAATGGGGTTTCTATCGCTTCTATAGAAGATATTAGTAAGCTGACGCTGCATACTCCAGTAGGAACAGATATTCAGGTTAAAGATATAGCGGAAGTAAAAGAGGCACAGCTTCCTAGCACCTTACAGCTCAAGAATGGCTCAGAGTATGCGACTGTTTCAGCATTAATTACGGACAAAAATGTAAGCAAAGTTAATCAGGAGCTAACTAAAGCACTAGATGAGCTTTCTCTGCCAACAGGAGTTTCCTACTCCATGGGCGGCAGTGATGCGGATGTTCAGCAGATGATAAGCGATATGCTGATGGCTATGCTAATTGCCATTGGAATGGTTTACATCGTAATGGTCATTGCGTTCCGTGAAGGTAGAGCACCACTTGCTGTTCTATTCTCTCTGCCCTTCGCTTTAATAGGCGGTTTAGTCGGAATTATTGCAGTGGGTGAGCCGGTATCCGTCTCAAGTATGATAGGATTCCTGATGCTGATTGGTATCGTAGTTACGAATGCAATCGTGCTAATAGAGCGTGTGCAGCAGCAGATCGAACATGGTCTTACGATCCGAGAGGCATTAATCGAAGCGGGTGGAACGAGGCTACGCCCCATTCTGATGACAGCTATTGCCACAATCTGTGCCTTAATGCCACTAGCTATTGGTCTTGGTGGGGGAAGCATTATTTCCAGTGGACTTGCGATAGTCGTAATTGGTGGGCTAACGAGCTCTACTATTCTCACACTTGTTGTTGTTCCTGTCATCTATGAAATGCTTTATTTCAAACGTTCTCGCAAGCAACGTCAGCTCGCTAAATCTGCCAAAGAGGAAGTAGCAGCTTAG
- a CDS encoding adenylosuccinate synthase, with the protein MSTVVVVGTQWGDEGKGKITDFLAEKADVVARYQGGNNAGHTILIENKKYKLTMVPSGIFNQNKLCVIGNGMVINPGALVEEIQYIRDNGFSTDNLKISDRAHVIMPYHLVLDALEEDRKADNKIGTTRKGIGPCYMDKAARNGIRIADLMIPESFAEKARSIIEDKNQVIIQMYNGEPLDAESIIKDYLALAELLRPFVTDTSVILNDAIDAGKKVLFEGAQGVMLDIDQGTYPYVTSSNPSAGGVCIGSGVGPSKIKEVIGVAKAYTTRVGDGPFPTELNNELGQWIRDKGHEYGTVTGRPRRVGWFDTVVVRHARRVSGITGLSLNSLDVLTGLETVKICTAYKFRGELMEHYPANLKLLEECEAVYEELPGWSEDISNAKTLSDLPEATRKFVERVTELTGIPIAIFSVGRNREQTNQVVPIYQA; encoded by the coding sequence TTGTCAACAGTCGTTGTTGTAGGTACGCAATGGGGAGACGAAGGCAAAGGTAAGATTACAGATTTTCTAGCCGAGAAGGCAGATGTTGTTGCTCGGTATCAAGGCGGTAATAACGCCGGACATACTATCCTCATAGAGAATAAAAAGTACAAATTAACAATGGTACCTTCCGGTATATTTAACCAGAATAAATTGTGCGTCATTGGGAACGGAATGGTTATTAATCCGGGAGCTTTGGTGGAGGAAATTCAATATATACGCGACAATGGATTTTCAACGGATAATCTGAAAATCAGTGATCGTGCTCACGTTATTATGCCATATCACCTTGTGCTCGACGCTTTAGAGGAAGACCGTAAGGCTGACAATAAAATCGGCACAACCCGTAAAGGGATTGGCCCTTGTTATATGGACAAAGCTGCACGTAACGGTATTCGTATCGCGGATCTAATGATTCCTGAATCATTCGCAGAAAAAGCACGCAGCATAATCGAAGATAAGAACCAAGTTATTATTCAGATGTACAACGGTGAGCCACTTGATGCTGAAAGCATCATTAAGGATTACTTGGCGCTTGCTGAATTGCTTCGTCCTTTCGTAACCGATACTTCGGTTATTCTTAACGATGCTATCGATGCGGGCAAGAAAGTATTGTTCGAAGGTGCTCAAGGCGTTATGTTGGACATCGATCAGGGTACTTATCCATACGTAACGAGCTCTAACCCTTCTGCAGGTGGCGTGTGCATCGGCTCGGGCGTTGGTCCTTCGAAGATTAAAGAAGTAATCGGTGTGGCTAAGGCTTACACAACTCGTGTAGGGGACGGACCTTTCCCAACTGAATTGAACAATGAGCTTGGACAATGGATCCGCGACAAGGGACATGAGTATGGTACAGTTACTGGCCGTCCACGTCGTGTGGGCTGGTTTGATACTGTTGTTGTTAGACATGCACGTCGTGTAAGTGGAATTACAGGTCTGTCACTTAACTCTCTGGATGTGCTTACTGGACTTGAGACAGTTAAGATTTGTACGGCTTATAAATTCCGCGGCGAGCTGATGGAGCACTATCCTGCTAACCTTAAGCTGCTTGAAGAATGCGAAGCGGTATACGAGGAGCTGCCAGGCTGGAGCGAGGATATTTCAAACGCTAAGACTTTAAGCGATTTGCCAGAAGCGACTCGTAAATTCGTTGAGCGTGTAACAGAGCTTACGGGTATTCCGATCGCGATCTTCTCCGTTGGCCGTAACCGTGAGCAAACGAATCAAGTAGTTCCTATCTATCAAGCTTAA
- the dnaB gene encoding replicative DNA helicase, translating into MNGNGDQQLVYDRIPPQNLEAEQAVLGAILLESEALITSMERLKAEDFYSVSHQRIFDGMVALNDDNEPIDLVTLTARLQDLGQMDEIGGVMYLAKLANSVPTAANVEYYAQIVEEKSILRRLIRTATQIVSNGYATEDDVGVLLNDAEARIMEISSRRSATGFISIRDVLMEVFEKVEFLYNHKGGVSGIPSGFIDLDKMTNGFQPNDLIIVAARPSVGKTAFALNIAQNVAVRSTETVAIFSLEMSAPQLVQRIICAESNVDATRMRTGHLEGDDWEKLSMAIGALSEAQIYIDDTPGITVSDIRAKCRRLKKEKGLGMILIDYLQLIQGRGKAGENRQQEVSEISRTLKQIARELEVPVIALSQLSRGVEQRQDKRPMMSDLRESGSIEQDADIVAFLYRDDYYDKESEKKNIIEIIIAKQRNGPVGTVELVFLKNYNKFVSLDRSHEAS; encoded by the coding sequence ATGAACGGAAACGGGGATCAGCAGCTAGTATACGATCGCATACCTCCGCAAAATCTGGAGGCGGAGCAAGCCGTTCTTGGTGCCATACTGCTTGAATCTGAGGCGCTTATTACATCGATGGAGCGCTTGAAAGCAGAAGATTTCTATAGTGTCTCCCATCAGCGCATTTTTGACGGTATGGTGGCTCTCAATGACGATAATGAACCCATCGATCTCGTAACCTTAACTGCTCGTCTTCAGGATTTAGGGCAGATGGATGAGATCGGCGGGGTCATGTATTTGGCTAAGCTGGCAAACTCGGTTCCAACTGCAGCAAACGTGGAATACTATGCTCAGATCGTAGAAGAGAAGTCCATTCTCAGACGTCTAATTCGTACCGCTACGCAAATTGTCTCCAATGGTTATGCAACAGAGGATGATGTTGGCGTTCTGCTAAATGATGCAGAGGCACGGATTATGGAAATTTCGAGCCGTCGGAGTGCAACTGGCTTCATCAGCATACGTGACGTTCTTATGGAAGTATTCGAGAAGGTTGAATTTCTCTATAACCATAAGGGCGGGGTATCAGGAATTCCTTCCGGGTTTATTGATCTGGATAAAATGACAAATGGATTCCAGCCCAATGACCTTATCATAGTCGCAGCTCGTCCATCGGTAGGTAAGACGGCGTTTGCCCTGAACATTGCCCAGAATGTAGCTGTTCGCTCTACAGAGACCGTCGCTATCTTCAGTCTGGAGATGTCAGCCCCTCAGCTTGTTCAGCGGATTATCTGCGCGGAATCTAACGTGGACGCAACACGCATGAGAACGGGGCATCTAGAAGGCGATGATTGGGAAAAGCTATCTATGGCGATTGGTGCTTTGTCCGAGGCTCAGATTTACATCGATGATACACCAGGTATTACGGTATCAGACATTCGGGCAAAATGTCGCCGACTCAAGAAGGAGAAGGGCCTCGGTATGATTCTTATCGATTACCTTCAGCTTATTCAAGGGCGGGGCAAAGCCGGCGAGAATCGTCAGCAGGAAGTATCTGAGATTTCTCGTACGCTGAAGCAAATCGCGCGTGAGTTAGAGGTTCCTGTTATTGCCCTGTCACAGCTATCGCGGGGAGTAGAGCAACGGCAAGACAAGCGCCCAATGATGTCAGATCTTCGGGAATCGGGATCGATTGAGCAAGATGCCGATATCGTTGCATTCTTATATCGTGATGATTATTACGACAAAGAGTCCGAGAAGAAAAACATTATTGAGATTATCATTGCCAAGCAACGTAATGGTCCCGTCGGCACCGTTGAGCTTGTATTTTTGAAAAATTATAATAAATTCGTTAGCCTTGATCGATCTCATGAGGCTTCCTAG
- the rplI gene encoding 50S ribosomal protein L9: MKVIFLQDVKGQGKKGEIKEVSEGYARNFLLPKGVVKIATDGAKKTLDQQVASAQKKKEEEKNEFKALAARLSEMTIVIKAKAGEGGRLFGAITSKQIAEALEAHKITIDKRKIELEDPIRVLGVTKVTVKLYPDVKGTVNVQVVEE; encoded by the coding sequence ATGAAGGTAATCTTCTTACAGGATGTTAAAGGCCAAGGGAAAAAGGGCGAAATTAAAGAGGTATCCGAAGGTTATGCGCGTAATTTCTTGCTGCCTAAAGGCGTTGTAAAGATAGCAACTGATGGAGCTAAGAAGACTTTGGATCAGCAGGTAGCTTCAGCCCAGAAGAAAAAGGAAGAAGAGAAGAACGAGTTTAAAGCTCTAGCCGCTCGCTTATCTGAGATGACTATCGTCATTAAAGCGAAGGCAGGAGAAGGCGGACGGTTGTTCGGCGCGATTACAAGCAAGCAAATAGCGGAAGCATTGGAAGCTCATAAAATAACGATCGACAAAAGAAAAATCGAGCTGGAAGATCCTATCCGTGTATTAGGTGTAACGAAAGTAACCGTGAAGCTGTATCCTGATGTGAAGGGCACGGTAAACGTACAAGTCGTGGAGGAATAG
- a CDS encoding DHH family phosphoesterase, with amino-acid sequence MPKFLVQRWHGMHVVWALVLIFMLTVALAWYQWLFGLLGLVLGGVVAAYGILAEKAFRNDLNDYVLTLSHRIKNVGNEVIAQLPFGIIIFNEDKEIQWHNAYIATVIGRASIVGDPLTTHFPVPQHLIKDKESVIEATIGGRVYELLLRANERYLYVWDITERWTLKKRYDEEKLALGIVMMDNLEEVAQGMDEQQRALMLSKVTGEINEWSQKYGLFLRRLSSDRYMIITNQITLKTLEQSRFELLDDVREITIEQKLPMTLSIGFASGADNVIELGHLVQGSLDIALGRGGDQAVVKFGQRQSFYGGKSNAVEKRTRVRARVISHALRDLIKESDNIVIMGHKMPDMDAIGAAIGIMKAAQLYGKEAFIVLEGVNPAIHRMMDMLREDEKLMKRFVSPEHAMGLIGKRTLAVVVDTHRATMVAEPKLLQGTDRIVIVDHHRRSEEFIDDAVLVYMEPYASSTCELVTELLQYIHERVVLDVREATALLAGITVDTKSFAFRTGSRTFEAASFLRRNGADSVLIQRMLKEDLEEYIRKAEIIRNAETYRDCIAIAVAETGKQFPQLLIAQAADTLLNMTGIKASFVIGLRPDGTVGVSARSLGQINVQIVMERLGGGGHFTNAACQIQGTVADVAVKLKQVLKDLEEEEGLFE; translated from the coding sequence ATGCCCAAGTTTCTCGTGCAGCGTTGGCACGGTATGCATGTCGTATGGGCACTTGTGCTCATCTTCATGCTAACCGTAGCATTGGCTTGGTACCAATGGCTGTTCGGATTGTTAGGATTAGTGCTTGGTGGGGTTGTTGCTGCTTATGGCATTCTCGCGGAGAAGGCCTTTCGCAATGATCTGAACGACTATGTCTTAACATTGTCTCATCGTATTAAGAATGTTGGTAATGAAGTTATAGCACAGCTTCCCTTTGGTATTATTATTTTTAACGAAGACAAGGAAATTCAATGGCATAATGCTTATATTGCAACTGTAATCGGTCGAGCTTCAATTGTTGGAGATCCGCTGACTACTCATTTTCCAGTTCCCCAGCATCTGATCAAGGATAAGGAATCGGTTATTGAAGCTACGATAGGCGGTCGGGTATATGAGCTGCTGCTCCGCGCCAACGAGCGATATCTCTATGTTTGGGATATTACAGAGCGGTGGACACTGAAGAAACGCTATGACGAAGAAAAGCTAGCGCTAGGGATTGTTATGATGGATAATCTCGAAGAAGTTGCTCAAGGAATGGATGAGCAGCAGCGTGCGCTAATGCTCTCTAAGGTGACTGGTGAGATTAACGAATGGTCCCAGAAGTATGGGTTATTTTTACGCCGATTATCCTCAGATCGATATATGATTATTACTAATCAGATTACACTCAAGACTCTTGAACAATCTCGCTTCGAGCTATTGGATGATGTGCGCGAGATTACGATAGAACAGAAGCTTCCGATGACCTTAAGTATCGGCTTTGCATCTGGCGCTGACAATGTTATCGAGCTTGGGCATTTGGTGCAGGGGAGCTTGGACATTGCACTTGGACGCGGAGGCGATCAGGCTGTAGTGAAATTTGGTCAGCGTCAGAGCTTCTATGGTGGGAAAAGTAATGCCGTTGAGAAAAGGACGCGTGTTCGTGCGCGGGTAATCTCACATGCGTTACGGGACCTCATTAAGGAAAGCGACAATATCGTCATCATGGGACATAAAATGCCGGATATGGATGCCATAGGGGCAGCAATCGGTATTATGAAGGCGGCGCAGCTTTACGGCAAGGAAGCTTTTATCGTACTAGAAGGCGTTAATCCTGCTATTCATCGAATGATGGATATGCTCAGGGAAGACGAGAAGCTAATGAAGAGATTCGTTTCACCGGAGCATGCGATGGGCCTAATAGGCAAAAGAACGCTCGCCGTCGTTGTCGATACGCATCGCGCAACAATGGTAGCAGAGCCGAAGCTTCTTCAAGGTACTGATCGAATTGTTATCGTGGACCACCATCGTCGCAGTGAGGAATTCATAGATGATGCGGTATTGGTGTATATGGAGCCTTATGCTTCCTCTACATGCGAGCTTGTTACTGAGCTACTGCAATACATTCATGAGCGAGTCGTACTCGACGTTAGAGAAGCTACAGCGTTACTAGCAGGGATAACAGTAGATACCAAAAGCTTTGCCTTCCGCACAGGGTCACGAACCTTTGAAGCTGCTTCATTTCTTCGCCGTAACGGTGCCGATTCGGTTCTCATTCAGCGCATGCTGAAAGAGGATCTGGAGGAATACATTCGTAAAGCGGAAATTATTCGCAACGCTGAAACCTATCGGGATTGCATTGCAATAGCGGTAGCTGAAACGGGCAAACAATTTCCACAGCTACTTATCGCGCAGGCAGCGGATACTTTGCTCAATATGACGGGTATCAAGGCTTCATTCGTTATTGGATTGCGACCAGATGGCACAGTTGGGGTTAGCGCAAGGTCTCTAGGCCAGATCAATGTACAGATTGTAATGGAACGACTTGGCGGCGGCGGACATTTTACGAACGCTGCTTGTCAGATTCAAGGAACGGTAGCCGATGTAGCAGTTAAATTAAAGCAAGTACTCAAAGATCTCGAAGAGGAAGAGGGTTTATTTGAATGA
- a CDS encoding DUF2232 domain-containing protein, translated as MSLKSLAWSVAALLLIVTFASPLMLLTIFLVMTPFVVLFNLLQPKFMIVHLVLIGIIAYFLAGGYGQGVLSIAFFFLIPSLAMGYIYKRGGKARTAISTGSVVVLAQLLIVLLIFTVQFDIDLKAEFSSYLAESLKQIETGGVLQAGWAVDTAKTFSDLIMTALPMLLLLIAFLLAVITHGLSRLAFRTVGLEAPSLPKASTWRAPRSLVMYYLIAMIASFAMSEDASGYWSIAITNLVPILRFVFTVQAIGFFFFLAETKKWPRVVPLLFCIPLMLFPPAYIIGLLDIAFPMRKFFVK; from the coding sequence ATGAGTTTAAAGTCGCTGGCTTGGAGCGTGGCAGCGTTACTTTTAATTGTTACATTTGCATCACCGCTTATGTTATTGACTATTTTCTTAGTCATGACCCCTTTCGTTGTTCTGTTTAATTTGTTACAGCCAAAGTTTATGATTGTGCATCTTGTCCTAATTGGGATAATCGCATATTTTCTAGCCGGTGGGTACGGACAAGGTGTACTGAGTATCGCTTTCTTTTTCCTCATTCCATCATTAGCTATGGGGTATATTTACAAAAGGGGAGGGAAGGCACGTACGGCTATCTCGACCGGATCCGTAGTTGTTCTGGCCCAGCTATTGATCGTGCTGCTTATTTTCACCGTACAGTTCGATATTGATCTCAAAGCAGAGTTCAGCTCGTATTTAGCAGAAAGTCTGAAGCAAATTGAGACGGGCGGGGTTTTACAGGCTGGTTGGGCTGTAGATACTGCCAAAACTTTCAGCGATTTAATTATGACGGCATTGCCTATGCTGCTCTTGCTCATAGCGTTTCTGTTAGCAGTTATTACACACGGACTGTCCCGACTAGCGTTTCGTACAGTCGGTCTGGAAGCACCATCCCTACCGAAGGCGAGTACATGGAGAGCACCTAGAAGCTTAGTAATGTATTACTTAATTGCTATGATTGCCAGCTTCGCTATGTCAGAGGACGCGAGTGGCTACTGGTCAATTGCCATTACAAACCTTGTGCCGATTCTAAGATTTGTGTTTACGGTTCAAGCGATAGGGTTTTTCTTCTTCTTAGCAGAAACTAAGAAATGGCCTAGAGTGGTTCCGTTGCTATTCTGTATACCGCTAATGCTGTTTCCCCCGGCTTATATTATTGGCTTGCTCGACATAGCCTTTCCAATGCGTAAATTTTTTGTGAAATAG
- a CDS encoding amidohydrolase family protein: MSYNQRKPRNRKRFPILVFFALVIIAGGVWAGTALFGGGKDPDPSLSGPSANSTHSKGAAKPSGDPSAPVAEEVVLDQPTSSELDKVYDIVISNGRVINPETKLDREGLNVAIQGSQIMLVTDQKLKGKREIDATGLVVSPGFIDNLSYDPNPVGVWNKIADGVTTNIAMHGGTSSPEKWYPYYVRNRTPVHFGASFFYTQARNQFKLSRYDTAKPEQTQTLVNQAEKALNNGALGISFSLEYVPGVNDKEILPLMKLAHEYNVPVYFHARYSDMQEPGTNIDALNELIGYARASGAAVHIDHINSTGGTFSMTQSLKMVSDAIAEGLDITSCIYPYDYWGTYLNSARFDEGWQERFRITYNDLQIAGTKERLTAETFRKYQQQGKLAVAYAIPKQDVIDSIKAPYVMIGSDAILEPGFNNHPRASGTFARTVGLYVRKEGVISLSDAIAKMSLMPAQRLEKQSPALQKKGRIAKGMDADIVVFDYDKISDMSTVDKPEIVSAGIEYVLVDGQVALDGEGIHKDIRAGQPMKSEFLRVKAGGATLLWESSQVPVVEYRSANYVDIEELNAHGYTVTWDKVKHQATASGGAKSTEVSIPKPEVGQLMLERGYTLVWDDGVQSELLSIGDRNYVSLSALKAHGWKLNKDGNQLTLNK; encoded by the coding sequence ATGAGCTACAACCAGCGCAAGCCACGTAATCGCAAGAGGTTCCCGATTCTGGTTTTCTTTGCCCTAGTTATTATCGCCGGAGGTGTATGGGCAGGAACAGCATTGTTCGGAGGCGGGAAGGATCCCGATCCATCGCTTTCAGGTCCAAGTGCCAACAGCACGCATTCTAAAGGAGCTGCCAAGCCTTCGGGTGATCCTTCAGCCCCAGTAGCTGAAGAGGTTGTGCTTGACCAACCAACGTCTTCGGAGCTTGATAAAGTTTACGATATCGTAATCTCTAATGGTCGAGTCATTAACCCTGAGACGAAGTTAGACCGAGAAGGGCTCAATGTAGCCATTCAAGGCAGTCAAATTATGCTAGTCACAGACCAGAAGCTTAAGGGCAAGAGAGAAATCGATGCTACGGGCTTGGTTGTGTCTCCGGGGTTTATCGATAATCTATCGTATGATCCCAATCCTGTTGGCGTATGGAATAAGATCGCCGATGGTGTGACAACGAATATCGCTATGCACGGTGGGACGTCTAGCCCGGAAAAATGGTATCCGTATTATGTTCGCAACAGAACACCTGTTCATTTCGGTGCGTCCTTCTTTTACACGCAAGCGCGTAACCAGTTCAAGCTGAGCCGGTACGATACGGCAAAGCCTGAGCAGACTCAGACATTGGTTAATCAAGCAGAGAAAGCTCTAAACAACGGAGCGCTTGGCATCTCGTTCAGTCTAGAGTATGTGCCTGGCGTCAACGATAAAGAAATATTGCCTCTGATGAAGCTGGCGCACGAATATAATGTACCTGTCTATTTCCACGCGAGATATTCCGATATGCAAGAGCCAGGAACGAATATTGATGCACTCAATGAATTGATAGGCTATGCCAGAGCATCTGGAGCAGCTGTTCATATTGATCACATTAATAGCACGGGTGGAACGTTTTCCATGACGCAGTCGCTTAAGATGGTATCCGATGCGATAGCGGAAGGATTGGACATCACATCATGTATTTATCCCTATGATTACTGGGGAACATACTTGAACTCAGCTCGGTTCGATGAGGGCTGGCAGGAGCGTTTCCGAATTACTTATAATGATCTGCAGATTGCCGGAACGAAGGAAAGGCTCACGGCTGAGACTTTCCGCAAATATCAACAGCAAGGTAAGCTGGCTGTTGCGTATGCGATACCTAAGCAGGATGTCATTGACTCTATAAAAGCACCTTACGTTATGATCGGCAGTGATGCGATTCTTGAGCCAGGTTTCAACAACCACCCAAGGGCATCAGGAACATTCGCTAGAACAGTTGGTCTTTATGTGAGGAAAGAAGGGGTCATCTCTCTCTCCGATGCGATTGCGAAGATGTCACTCATGCCTGCTCAACGTCTAGAGAAGCAATCCCCTGCTTTGCAGAAGAAGGGCCGGATTGCCAAAGGAATGGACGCTGACATTGTGGTCTTCGACTACGACAAGATTAGCGACATGTCCACAGTGGATAAACCAGAAATCGTATCTGCGGGAATTGAATATGTACTTGTGGATGGACAGGTTGCGCTCGATGGAGAAGGTATCCACAAGGACATTCGTGCTGGACAACCTATGAAGAGCGAATTCCTGCGTGTGAAGGCAGGGGGAGCAACCCTACTGTGGGAAAGCAGCCAAGTGCCAGTAGTTGAATATAGAAGCGCGAACTACGTAGATATAGAAGAGTTGAATGCTCATGGTTATACAGTAACGTGGGACAAGGTAAAGCATCAGGCTACAGCCAGTGGCGGCGCTAAGTCGACAGAAGTTAGCATTCCGAAGCCGGAAGTTGGACAATTGATGCTGGAGCGTGGTTACACTCTAGTTTGGGATGATGGCGTACAATCTGAGCTATTATCCATCGGGGATCGTAATTATGTTTCGCTATCCGCTCTGAAAGCTCATGGCTGGAAGCTAAACAAAGACGGCAACCAATTGACTCTGAACAAATAA